The window AGCTACTATGTATATGAGATTCATCTAATAGATGCAAAAACAAAGTACACGCAAAAGTAAAATGAAGGGGCATgctattttttttgtgtttttgacaCTTCAAACCATATCATAGTTTTAGGTAGACAATTGGGAAGACACAAAAAGTTGGAATACCTATCAGATAGGCGTTGGCTTTGATAGTTGCATTAAAGGAAGTACATTTGAATGCTATGAGATTGAGGTTTTCACTCCAGTTTGACATTGTTTGTCCACTCCCTCTCCCTCTTTCTCTCTTTGGTTTaacaaaaaaacatatacataCTGAACTAAGGTATTAAAAAACCTAATTATCTATGTATTATGATTATTGTGCATTTCTTTTTAATCTTATAGTCTTTTGATTGTTGAACTCTCATTGTTCAGGGCCTACACCGAGGAATACTATAATCAGTTATGTGGAATGGAATAATCAATATGATGAAGGAAGGGAAGATAGGGTATTTTTGTGATCCTTTTGATCTTCTGGATTTGCTGATCTCTTTTTTGTGGAGTATGCAGACTGACATCTCTTCTGAGAACCATTGATATAGATTGAACATAATggttaatttttttcttttggcCCTAATTGTTTATCTTTTGTATAAGAGATGACAAATCGTGCTTATTACATCTATTTAGCCACCTCAATCGCCCAACTCAGGGGATTGTAGTTACCATCTAAACATAAACTATTTTCATTGGTGGTGTACCAAATACACAATTATAATCTGTGAGCTTGGTGTGTGTGTATCTTTGTCCCAAGGGTAGAAGACATTTAGGTTGTTTAGTACTTCTGTGTATGCGGGCAGTTTCTTCCTCTgagtttttaagtttttatttgtGGTATGATATATGGGTGGGTCGCTTTTGATAAGTGGTCTTTTTTTGGCATGTGTTTCTTTTAGTTTTTCATTCAAGTTATCATGTTTTGGATCAAATTTTCTAGAGTTCAAGATGATACTGGTGTTGCAACTGAATTCATGATTTGGATGAATATCATATGATCAAGGATGTTTTCTCATGTGAAGAATGGACAATTATGCCCATGTGCTTGAAGTTAGTTGTTGATCCAAACCTCTTTATCAGTTTTTCTTGGTACGTAGGTGGTACTCCTTCAAGCTATTGTTGCACAAAACCATGGTTCTTTGCTACAATTGTTGATGTTGCCCTTACAATGAAGTTGTGTTGATTGTTACAAGTTCCCCACTTCTTTTGTCTTCTAATCTCCTTTACATCGAGTAGCTTCAAGTGAAGGCATCGTatttttaagagtaaattacacgaatagtccctatggtttggggtcatttgcgcgtttggtccctaacttatttttttaactcggaaggtccctattgtttgtttttgttacacgcttggtccttactgtttgcttttgttacgcgcttggtccctatcttatctaaaaagactattatttaaataggaaaaaatggtggggtaggtaaggtaaggtgatggGGTGAGTTTGGGGTGTGTTTAtctaatataaattaaaaaatcaaggccaaaatagtatttttagatAAGATAAggaccaagcacgtaacaaaaacaaactttagggaccttccgagttaaaaaaagaagttagggaccaaatgcgcaaattacactaaaccatagggaccattcgtgtaatttactctatttttaaattaaagaaaaaactagcattattttttttatatgtctAACAAAAATTATTTATTGTCAAAATTATTATAGaatgaaatataaatatttatcaacTTCTTAATGAAAATAGTTATGAGATATTAACTTAAAAAGCATATGGTCGATATGAGAAGTGGTAATTGAGGAAATTATGTTTGAAAGTAGATGTGagtgttgttattattattattttaataactaGACTCAAACATGGATATTGTGGTAGAAAGAAACATCACTTTTGAATTTACATATTTTCATTATAAACTACTTTTATGATACTCTTGTAAATTTACCTACATTAAAATTTATATACTATTTCAGTAGTTCTTTAAACATATATTAAGTAGACTTTTGATAAGTTAGTATTATCAATTTATGCCCTTGTGAAAAACAATATCATTTTTCGATTGCTCACTCCGGTTAGAAGTGCGTATTTAAAATCGTTTTTTAAGTGAATGAAAAAAACCGACCAAAATTTTTTGAGAACCAGGTAGGTTAAAACCAAACCGTCATTTAGTAATAGGTTTTAATATATGGATGAAATTATTCTTCTCTGTTTTTTCTAATATAACCGAACCGAACCGGTCTTAAAACTGTAATTAAATTTCACTTCAAAAAACTGAACTTATTATAACAGAAATTGGtcaaataaaatgattttaaaaaaaacCGAAACCGGTTCAAATTTGATATAAAAAACAATTTGTCTGTAGAAATTAATTTCAGAAAAAACTATTCGCACCCGTCGCTTGgcacgggtaaacggctagtgtgtgtgtatatatatatatatatatatatatatatatatatatatatacatatagggttaggttattttgttttcactatctattgtgtgcatgcatgactgattctggaccaatcattttagttattttaagaaagtaattaatgcatattacatgttgaagatataataggtattaattacatcttcaacatttaatatgcattaattactttcttaaaataactaaaatgattggtctcgaatcaataatacgggcacacaatagatagtgaaaacatttgaacctaactctctctctctctctctctctatatatatatatatatatatatatatatatatatatatatatatatatatatatatatatatatatatatatatatatatatatagagagagagagagagagagagagagagaaaatatgAAATAAGTCCATTAAGAATGAATTGATTTGTATTAGACCATGTGAGAGAAAGTTTCTATAACAAATTATATTTCTAATTCCAAGAGTTCTTAAATCATCATTTTGTTCGACGGTCCTTATACCATATCATCACTTCGTTCTTTTTAATGCTTGTTAGAGTTTATGATTGATATAATTATTATCTAATTATGGCCTTTGTTTTTTTATCACTtattaaacatgattttttttttttgtataagttGATTTTATTATCTTGTTAGATCAGGGATGAGTTGGGGATAGGTCGGAAATGAGGATAGAAATGGGGAAATGGTATGGGAAAGCCGCTGACACATGCTTACGCATGAACATCATGAACATACGGTAGACTTCTCTGATGTGCTAAGGCGGCCATGATTGCATTTGCCAAATCCGAGGGATAATCAACACCGTTTCATACCCGACCCATTTCCATTCTTATTTAAAACTCTCTTTCTTTagaaaaaaatatagaaaacatagatagTAAAAATAAATTGAATGGAGTTTACCCTGCTTTTGGTAGAACCCTCCGGAAACCTCCAATTTGAGTCGGAAACCTCCAATTTGAGTCTTTATAAATCTAAACTCATGCTCACAGCATATAATTGCAACGCGATTTCCTCACATATGCAGCATGTTTTTATTCTTCGTAGGAGGAGTTACTCGAGAGGTCCGTCAGGTGCTGAAGCAAGAAGCGGGAAGGTGTATCAATTGCCGGTCACCGGCGGATCTTGTGGACACCAATAACGTCTTAAAACTCTTTTTCGTCCCGGTTTGGCGGTGGCCGGGAAAAGACCAACTCATGCACTGCAACAATTGCGGCCTTTTCTATCCGCCGTCGTTATCCCCGATTTCTTCCGACTTTCGGCCATCGGAAAGCCTCCGATGTCAATTCTGCGCACGGGAGGTCGATTCTGATTTCAGGTTTTGCCCCTTTTGTGGCTCTGCTCTCTGAGTTAATTGAAGCTGGTAATCGAAATTAGTCATATCAATAAGCAATTTATTTGCCTTGACGAATGCTCAGTTTGTATAATCTGTTAGCATGTAGTATTTCATCGACATGTaggtggatcgatcgggtgttcTTCGAGTTTGAATTGGCAGTAGAGCCCTAGTTTTCGTCATATTGATCCACACCAAACAAAATCCCCAATAAAAATGTACAAAACTAGGAATCTTCTGTTGGATGATTCGAAAATACATTTTGAATGATGACACTGAACGAAATCTGTGCAAAATTGCTTACATTTACAAGCTCTAAGGCATAGATTAACGATAATCTGATAGAAAAGAATGTAAGGTACAATGGTTTTCTTCATAACAGAACAAATCTTTCAAATCCATGCAAAAGCCATGCCATTGAATTTTGATTTTGTATAATATATGTGTTGTGTGCCAAAGTTACCCTCTTTTCTATTTTGAAGAATTTTTCTCTCAGTGTGTACGATTTCATGTGATAAGAtgtatttataaattataattatggatgaaATTAGTAAACTAGACAATTCTTCCATTCTATTTGCAAATTTATTGCATATTGCCATAAAAACCTCATAAACTCTAGTGTTTTTTTTGTGCATTCTAAGGCATTGAACCATAAAATTACCTGTTAAACAAGGGAATGGAACAGATTATAAGGTAAAATCGAGGTGATGTGGCCTAAATCTTGTCCACATAGACAACACCTGGGATGCTGATGTGGCAGTGCTTAGATGATGTTACATACTTCCACTTCTTTCCTCTCCCTTGGCATACTGAAGGCGATGGATAAGGCTGATTTTGGAGGTGATACTCTTACACCCTGCTCCCGAGTTAtagcaaagaaaagaagagaagagaaaagaaagtaaggatagaaaagaagagaaatgaaaggaaaaaaaaattgtcatttgtgctcccgagttggagagaaatggaagaaaagttaaatattttgttctttcttttcaaatcctcccaaatcgggaGGAAAGGTAGGAGGGAAAGTTTTCCTTCCATTTCCTTCCACttccttcctttaatgaaactcgggagcaCCATTCTCTCTTGCTTTCCTCTCATTTCCTcccattttctttcttttttctctttaagttgaactcgggagcGGGGTGTTAAGGACAACGTTTGGAAGCTAGGGTACACATGGCATCTCCACTTCAGCATAACTATGACCTTTACATGGTCAAAATCCACATCAGCCGACATTACCGGATGACCACTTCAAAATTTTACGAAAGTTTTCCTTTGACATAGATTTATTGATTTTAATGGCTTAAAACATACAAAATTAGTTTAGGTAACTTTTTAAACGTAAGGCatcagttttagggtttttatgaCAATAACGCAAAACTTTCTAGTCGAGTTAATCAAATAGGACATTATTTGTATTGTTCGAAAATAAATAAGGTAGTAAAAAGATGAAGAACGAAACTGGATATTTGAAAACTTCTAAATGTCATACATTGTAATCTCTGAGGTATGTTCACAGTAGATCTAGAAGTATACAATCTAAAAATATAGCAACTTTCCAAAGATATTACATTAAACCACGACAATATGATATGACGTGAGCCACATTTATGCATTGTCCAGGATTTCATCTTGTCCTTCATTTTTATCTCATGTTTCTTTCTCTTTTGTTTCCACAACATTTgcctaaaaatgaaaattgtagaagAGTTATCATAAAGACAAGTTTCACCCAAAAGAAACATATGTTTAGTCTATTTGATATTTTACTTGAAGATCTTATGTTATAAATTGATACTGAAATATGCTTTTGATAATAAAAAATGACATGATTGACTTTTAAAAAAGACGTAAATAAAGGAAAAATATGCACCTCATCGGTGGTGGGAACCTTCTTAGGTTCTGTTGCGGGTGAGGTCTCTGTTTTAGCAATGTCTGCTCCTGTCACCTTCACATCTTCTTCTGCAACATATAatgaaaaaagaaatgaaaatctTCTCACTAGAACTTAGTGAATCGTTTAATTTTGACAGTTATAagtggttgtttcttttttattcGATCTGTTCAAAAATAATTAAATGAGTTTAGCAAAAAGAAAAGAACATTGCTTAAAGTATTACAATAACAACCTTTACCTTTTTTTGCTGATTATTTTTCCCACCAAACTCTTCTAATGTTCAAACTAATAAATTTTGCTAAAAAACATTTAATATTGTAAAAACTGTGTTGGAAACTTGGAATGTAATGTAGATTGTAAAGTGATTATTTAGTCAGATACGGACAGTTTATTCGTCTAAAATAAAACTGATCTCATTTATATCAACACTCTATCCGGATATCACTACATATTCAATTTCTTTACCCATGTAAGATTTAATGATAAACGATCCTTTAATCATATATTTTAGAAGGGAACACGTCATATAAGGGAGATAAATCATAATGTCCCTAGAATAACAAAGACAGAAGGTGACATTATGTTTGAAGATGAAACCTTATTTATGGATTCTCACCTGATTTTTGCTAGGACAAATATGAGGTGATCAAGATCTTATATGTTTTGACCATTTAGATattaatttataatgaatttcaaTTCATATAAGTTTCATACCTTTCTTTGTTTCCACTTTGGTCGATTCTTTGGCCTTTAGTTCCTGGACTTTTGGGGTTGTGAACTCGGTGATCGGAAAATCTTCGGTGGCTTTCATTGGTGTTTCATAGGTCATTTCTTCTTTGGAATCCTTAAACTTTTTGTCACCCTTCACGACCAATGTGGCTTCCATAACATTCTCCCTCAATGTGGGAGTCGCATTATCTTTCTTAGCCTCCTTTTCATCTATCATTGTGGATTCTTTCTTCTTGTCATCTTTCACAACTTCCGTGCAAACTTCATTCGATGTGGGGACCGCATCAGTGGTATCCAAATTCttaacttct of the Lactuca sativa cultivar Salinas chromosome 6, Lsat_Salinas_v11, whole genome shotgun sequence genome contains:
- the LOC111899287 gene encoding uncharacterized protein LOC111899287 yields the protein MFLFFVGGVTREVRQVLKQEAGRCINCRSPADLVDTNNVLKLFFVPVWRWPGKDQLMHCNNCGLFYPPSLSPISSDFRPSESLRCQFCAREVDSDFRFCPFCGSAL
- the LOC111899277 gene encoding uncharacterized protein LOC111899277; translated protein: MGCGKSKHAVVTETTIVKSTKSDDGKETRKTKTVTEKGDSMSVQEVETTTSVVEDTKKETTTTKVDPIGTANVGASVAPTLADEEVAKEDEKVTDVAPTDDVDDVMKAVKEDEEVKNLDTTDAVPTSNEVCTEVVKDDKKKESTMIDEKEAKKDNATPTLRENVMEATLVVKGDKKFKDSKEEMTYETPMKATEDFPITEFTTPKVQELKAKESTKVETKKEEDVKVTGADIAKTETSPATEPKKVPTTDEANVVETKEKET